In Patagioenas fasciata isolate bPatFas1 chromosome 2, bPatFas1.hap1, whole genome shotgun sequence, a single window of DNA contains:
- the MEP1B gene encoding meprin A subunit beta: MGWFSVPVLLTWLFLQVVWSQPATETTEIDVDGGIDQDIFDINAALGIDLFEGDIKLDGIRERNSIIGDNYRWPHVIPYVLDDSLEMNAKGLILKAFEQYRLKTCIDFKPWEGEENYISVFKGSGCWSYVGNRQVGLQELSIGANCDRIATIEHEFLHALGFWHEQSRSDRDDYVSIIWERIQSGTSHNFDKYDDKTSDSLNVPYDYNSVMHYSKNAFRNGTEPTIITNIPDFMDVIGQRMDFSDYDLQKLNRLYNCTSSLSFMDTCSFELENICGMIQSSDDNSDWQRLSQVPAGPNTDHTNMGECEDSGYFMHFNTSAGAEGSTAILESRILSPKRGFQCLQFYFYNSGHESDHLYVWVREYTSAHPNGTLRLMGEIKGSPVSYWQLHHVSLNVTSKFRVVFQGVRGTGLSNGGLSIDDINLSETQCPHHVWHIRNFTDLLNTSPAGTAGRIYSPPFYSSEGYAFQVSLYLNGSTDNPFTIEMYFHLISGANDDHLQWPCPWQQATVILLDQHPDIRQRMSNQRSVTTDPLELSDSSSSYFWDRPDKVGSVASFSNGTTFMRGPGMGTSAFLTHQRLRSRNFIKEDGVYILLTMEDISHLLSTQPSVSPTFAVNTSSANTIKPTSTTTSTTRPTTGSTTTTTTTPTTTTSVTLTEEPEVPNSCPDNHCENDGVCVIVDTAPVCRCPAGDNWWYMGEKCERKGSTQENTVIAVSSAVAVFVVMLIVTVTTAVCLKKKYSQGKEKGENVRLECKTSF; encoded by the exons ATGGGCTGGTTTTCTGTGCCCGTGCTCCTCACTTGGCTGTTTCTTCAGGTGGTCTGGAGTCAG cctGCTACAGAGACAACTG aaatagaTGTAGATGGAGGAATTGATCAAGACATCTTTGACATCAATGCag CTTTAGGAATAGACCTTTTTGAGGGAGACATCAAACTTGATGGG ATACGTGAACGAAACTCCATCATTGGTGACAACTATCGGTGGCCCCACGTTATCCCCTATGTCCTTGATGATAGCCTGG AAATGAATGCTAAGGGACTCATCCTCAAGGCATTTGAACAGTATCGACTGAAAACCTGTATCGATTTCAAACCttgggaaggggaggagaactACATATCTGTCTTCAAAGGAAGTGG CTGCTGGTCCTATGTGGGAAACCGCCAAGTGGGGTTGCAGGAGCTCTCCATTGGAGCCAACTGTGACAGGATTGCAACCATTGAGCACGAGTTCCTGCATGCCCTGGGATTCTGGCATGAGCAGTCACGCTCCGACCGCGACGACTACGTGTCCATCATCTGGGAGAGGATTCAGTCTG GTACAAGTCATAATTTCGACAAATACGATGATAAAACATCAGACTCGTTGAATGTTCCCTATGACTACAATTCTGTGATGCACTACAGCAAAAACGCATTCAGAAATGGAACTGAACCCACCATCATCACTAACATACCAGACTTCATGGATGTTATAGGACAACGAATGGATTTCAGTGATTATgatctccagaaactgaaccgGCTATACAATTGCA CTTCCTCCCTAAGTTTCATGGACACATGCAGTTTTGAACTTGAAAATATATGTGGCATGATTCAAAGTTCAGATGATAACAGTGATTGGCAGCGTTTGTCTCAGGTTCCTGCTGGGCCAAATACTGATCACACTAATATGGGAGAATGTGAAG ATTCTGGCTACTTCAtgcatttcaacaccagtgctggAGCAGAGGGAAGCACAGCTATCCTGGAGAGCCGAATTCTGTCTCCCAAAAGGGGCTTTCAGTGCTTACAATTCTATTTCTATAACAGCGGTCATGAAAGCGACCATCTGTATGTCTGGGTCAGGGAATATACTTCAGCCCATCCGAATGGCACTTTGAGACTCATGGGAGAGATAAAAG GTTCACCTGTGAGTTACTGGCAGCTCCATCATGTTTCTTTGAATGTCACAAGTAAATTCCGGGTTGTGTTTCAAGGTGTGAGAGGAACTGGCTTATCAAACGGAGGCCTCTCTATTGATGACATCAACTTGTCAGAAACTCAGTGTCCCCACCATGTTTGGCATATCAGAAATTTCACAGATCTCCTCAACACAAgtccagcagggacagcaggaagaATATACAGTCCACCTTTTTATTCCAGTGAAGGATATGCTTTTCAGGTCAGCTTGTATTTAAATGGTAGCACTGATAACCCATTTACTATAGAAATGTACTTTCACTTAATTTCTGGAGCAAATGATGATCATTTACAATGGCCCTGTCCGTGGCAACAAGCTACCGTGATTCTGCTTGACCAGCATCCTGATATACGTCAACGGATGTCAAACCAAAGAAGTGTAACAACCGACCCCCTGGAATTATCAG attccTCATCATCTTATTTTTGGGATAGGCCAGATAAAGTGGGATCTGTGGCATCTTTTTCCAATGGAACTACATTCATGAGAGGTCCAGGAATGGGAACAAGTGCATTTTTAACTCATCAGAGACTTAGAAGCCGCAACTTTATTAAAGAAGATGGTGTTTATATTCTTTTAACAATGGAAG ATATATCACATCTACTATCAACTCAACCAAGTGTTTCACCCACCTTTGCTGTGAATACATCCAGTGCCAACACCATCAAACCTACCTCTACCACCACTTCCACCACCAGGCCTACCACTGGGTCtactaccaccaccaccacaacgcCCACCACAACAACCTCTGTCACCCTGACCGAAGAGCCAGAGGTTCCAAATTCTTGTCCAGACAACCATTGTGAAAATGATGGTGTCTGCGTTATTGTAGATACAGCTCCAGTGTGCAG GTGTCCGGCAGGTGACAACTGGTGGTACATGGGAGAAAAGTGTGAAAGGAAAGGCTCGACTCAAGAAAATACTGTAATAGCTGTTTCTTCAGCTGTAGCTGTATTTGTTGTAATGCTTATTGTCACTGTCACAACCGCGGTGTGCCTTAAAAAGAAATACagtcaaggaaaggaaaagggggagaacGTGAGGCTAGAA TGTAAAACATCCTTCTGA